The sequence AATGTCAAAGAACTATGGGGAGTAGAGGGGAATTGGGATTTTGCCTTTACCGTGTCGAAGGACGAGCTGATTGACAACAGCAAGGTCTTTAATACCAAGGTTAAAGTTGATCTGCCGGACCAGGTGATAACCATCGACAAAGTGGTTTTATCCCCCATTGACACGACGATATTTTATAGCGGAGTTTATAAGGATCAAGCAACAGTAAACATGATACCTCATTACACATGGATCGCCTTTGATAATCAGGGAGTAGAGCTTGTGCCTAAGGGCTCAAGCCAGCATGGCATAGGCCCCTTTACAGGCTCGATGCAGTTTGAAAAAACAAAGGGCATCCCGCCTTGTCTTACCGTCATTCCTTGCCTTCAGATTTTGCCCGAAGAAGTCAAGCTTGGAATGAAACCTGGTAATCAGAAAACTAGGGTTGCCCAAACCACAGAAATTCCCAGTGAAAGCAGAGTTTTAGACGGCAAATTCCCCCTTGAGCTTCCCCAGGGCAAGATAGGCAAACTGATTATCAGGGAGATTGCCAACGAGAAGGGAGAAACGATCATCCGCTATACGGCTGCAGGCAAAGCACCCTATCACCAGGGTAAAGCCCTATACATCAAAGATGCTGCCGGGGAAAGTGTGGCAGCCAAAAATTATGATATTCGAAGGGACGCGGCGCATCCCCAGGAATTCACGAAGGTATTCCCGCTTCTTGACCTCAGTAAAGGGTATACTGCCTGCACAAGCAGGTTTGAAGACGAGGAGCTCCTGGAGAATAGTCAGTTTACAATTGAACTCAAGTAGAATCCCGATTCATAATGGACGGTACATTGATGATATGGCAGTTGTTGATTTCTATCCATTGCAATGCCCGGAAGAAAGGATTATATTTCTAAGAGATAAGTGAGGTTCAAGACCATTACTGGGAGATGAATTAATGTTTAACATTTTGGTCGTCGAAGATGACGTGAATACCCAGAAGCTGATCTGCGCTGTCCTAAAACGGGGAGGGTACAATGCTTTTGGGGCAAAAGATGGTCTCGATGCTTTAAATAGGATGGAAAGACAGTATTTTGATTTAATAATCCTGGATCTGATGATGCCGGGAATGGACGGTTACCAGCTTTGTGAAGAATTGCGTGATGCAGGAGACAATATTCCTATATTGATGATCACGGCACAACAAGAAATTAGGAATAAACACAGGGGCTTCCTGGCAGGAACAGACGATTATATGACCAAGCCCTTTGACGAGCAGGAAATGCTGCTGCGCATCAAGGCTTTACTGCGCCGGGCACAAATTATCAATGAGCACAAACTAACCATCGGTACTACCACTTTGGACTATAATACTCTTACTGTTACCCGTGGCGGGGATAAAATGACCCTGCCTCAAAAAGAATTCTATTTACTCTTTAAATTGTTGAGTTATCCAAATGTGATTTTTACCCGTCTGCAATTAATGGATGAGATATGGGGCCCCGATACTGAAACCGATGAGCATACCCTGAATGTTCATATGGGCAGGCTGCGCGAAAAATTTAAAGATAACCCTGATTTTGAGCTGGTTACTGTGCGCGGACTGGGCTATAAGGCGGTAAAGCGGACATGAAAAAGAGAATGAGCCTGGCTGTTTCCTTGGTTGTCTTTGTCTTTTTGGTTATGGTTATGTCCGTTGTAATTGGCAGACTATGTACATATTTACTGGAATATTTTTTTGGCAGCAGCTTTTTGGCAAATGGTTATATAGGTTTTTTTGCCCTGCTGCTGACAAGTGTAACGATTGGAACGTCTGTCACCGCTCTCCTGAGCAGGTGGATGGTTAAGCCTGTTCGTAATCTGATTGAAGCTATTGAAGAGGTAGCCGAAGGGGATTTTACCGTTACGGTTCAAGGCAGTAACATCCCGGAGCTGGAGAGCCTGGCTGTGAGTTTTAATAAAATGGTCCGGGAACTTGCGGGAATTGAAATGCTGCGCAGGGATTTTGTTAACAATTTTTCCCATGAGTTTAAGACGCCCATTGTTTCGATTAAAGGTTTTGCCAAACTTTTGCAGCAAGGCGGTTTAAGCAGAGAAGAGGCAGCAGAATATTTAGATATAATCATTCAGGAATCCCAAAGATTGGTTGACCTTTCTACGAATGTACTGAATTTATCTAAGGTTGAAAGCACGGAGATCATTAGGGAAAAAGAAGCTTATCCTCTGGATGAACAAATTCGCAGGGCTATACTTATACTGGAACCCAAATGGAGTGCTAAAAATCTTTCCTTAGAGGTAGATTTGGAGAGTATTAATATTTATAACAATGTCCCTTTGCTCCAGCAAATCTGGATAAACCTACTGGATAATGCTGTGAAATTCGCCGATAACGACGGGAAATTAGAAGTCAGTTTAAGCAGCATTAATTCTTGGATACGCTTTAGTTTGCGGGATAATGGGCAGGGAATGGACGAGGAAACAAAACAACATATCTTTGACAAGTTCTATCAAGGGGACACCTCCCATGCCATGAGCGGGAATGGACTGGGACTGACATTGG comes from Desulfosporosinus meridiei DSM 13257 and encodes:
- a CDS encoding DUF4179 domain-containing protein, producing the protein MFDKNLLLEEKDILKLLNYFRLDQEGLNPAGDEVSEWQRERIKKTLKRKIRSTRSFKILRFGSIAAVVLLAAAIALETTSPVWARNIPLVNSVLQMFSDKFGYRGDYAAYSQLVDKSVTDHGITVTINEALADDTKIILGYTLKSDRKIEADDLSLADLFEATKVNGSPLNGGGATGEFTDDFTYVGRCEFKYDPSLFFNKLKVDINVKELWGVEGNWDFAFTVSKDELIDNSKVFNTKVKVDLPDQVITIDKVVLSPIDTTIFYSGVYKDQATVNMIPHYTWIAFDNQGVELVPKGSSQHGIGPFTGSMQFEKTKGIPPCLTVIPCLQILPEEVKLGMKPGNQKTRVAQTTEIPSESRVLDGKFPLELPQGKIGKLIIREIANEKGETIIRYTAAGKAPYHQGKALYIKDAAGESVAAKNYDIRRDAAHPQEFTKVFPLLDLSKGYTACTSRFEDEELLENSQFTIELK
- a CDS encoding response regulator transcription factor: MFNILVVEDDVNTQKLICAVLKRGGYNAFGAKDGLDALNRMERQYFDLIILDLMMPGMDGYQLCEELRDAGDNIPILMITAQQEIRNKHRGFLAGTDDYMTKPFDEQEMLLRIKALLRRAQIINEHKLTIGTTTLDYNTLTVTRGGDKMTLPQKEFYLLFKLLSYPNVIFTRLQLMDEIWGPDTETDEHTLNVHMGRLREKFKDNPDFELVTVRGLGYKAVKRT
- a CDS encoding HAMP domain-containing sensor histidine kinase; translation: MKKRMSLAVSLVVFVFLVMVMSVVIGRLCTYLLEYFFGSSFLANGYIGFFALLLTSVTIGTSVTALLSRWMVKPVRNLIEAIEEVAEGDFTVTVQGSNIPELESLAVSFNKMVRELAGIEMLRRDFVNNFSHEFKTPIVSIKGFAKLLQQGGLSREEAAEYLDIIIQESQRLVDLSTNVLNLSKVESTEIIREKEAYPLDEQIRRAILILEPKWSAKNLSLEVDLESINIYNNVPLLQQIWINLLDNAVKFADNDGKLEVSLSSINSWIRFSLRDNGQGMDEETKQHIFDKFYQGDTSHAMSGNGLGLTLVEKIVRLCSGQIEVESSPGKGSTFTVFLPSGLPEDYIRS